The following are encoded together in the Kribbella voronezhensis genome:
- a CDS encoding NADH-quinone oxidoreductase subunit D yields the protein MTDTHTADPYAQGRDTTEGKVFTVTGQDWDSVVSGLGDEPEERIVVNMGPQHPSTHGVLRLILEIEGETVTEARCGIGYLHTGIEKNMEFRSWTQGVTFATRMDYLSPFYNETAYCLAVERLLGIEDQIPEKANVMRVLLMELNRISSHLVCIATGGMEIGALTVMTIGFREREMTLDLFELITGLRMNHAFIRPGGVAQDLPAGALDKIREYITWMNKHLPEYAELCNANPIFKARLQDVGYLDLTGCMALGISGPPLRATGYGLDLRKTQPYCGYETYDFDVPTWDTADSYGRFRVRLQEMHESLKIVEQCADRLAKMEGEPVMVADKKIGWPSQLAVGNDGMGNSLDHIKHIMGESMEALIHHFKLVTEGFRVPAGQAYVAIESPRGELGCHLVSDGGTKPYRAHFRDPSFCNLQAMPILCEGSQVADVIVAVASLDPVMGGVDR from the coding sequence ATGACCGATACACACACCGCCGACCCGTACGCGCAGGGTCGCGACACCACCGAGGGCAAGGTCTTCACCGTCACCGGTCAGGACTGGGACTCGGTCGTGTCCGGCCTCGGCGACGAGCCCGAAGAGCGCATCGTCGTCAACATGGGCCCGCAGCACCCGTCCACGCACGGCGTGCTCCGGCTCATTCTCGAGATCGAGGGCGAGACGGTGACCGAGGCCCGCTGCGGCATCGGTTACCTGCACACCGGGATCGAGAAGAACATGGAGTTCCGGTCCTGGACCCAGGGCGTCACGTTCGCCACCCGGATGGACTACCTGTCGCCGTTCTACAACGAGACGGCGTACTGCCTCGCGGTCGAGCGGCTGCTCGGCATCGAGGACCAGATCCCGGAGAAGGCGAACGTGATGCGGGTGCTCCTGATGGAGCTGAACCGCATCTCGAGCCACCTGGTCTGCATCGCCACCGGTGGGATGGAGATCGGCGCGCTGACCGTGATGACGATCGGGTTCCGCGAGCGGGAGATGACGCTGGACCTGTTCGAGCTGATCACCGGCCTGCGGATGAACCACGCGTTCATCCGGCCGGGCGGCGTCGCCCAGGACCTGCCGGCCGGTGCGCTGGACAAGATCCGGGAGTACATCACCTGGATGAACAAGCACCTGCCGGAGTACGCCGAACTCTGCAACGCGAACCCGATCTTCAAGGCCCGCCTGCAGGACGTCGGCTACCTCGACCTGACCGGGTGCATGGCGCTCGGCATCTCCGGACCGCCGCTGCGCGCGACCGGGTACGGGCTGGACCTGCGCAAGACCCAGCCGTACTGCGGTTACGAGACCTACGACTTCGACGTACCGACCTGGGACACCGCCGACTCGTACGGGCGCTTCCGGGTCCGGCTGCAGGAGATGCACGAGTCGCTGAAGATCGTCGAGCAGTGCGCCGACCGCCTCGCCAAGATGGAGGGCGAGCCGGTGATGGTGGCCGACAAGAAGATCGGCTGGCCGAGCCAGCTGGCCGTCGGCAACGACGGGATGGGCAACTCGCTCGACCACATCAAGCACATCATGGGCGAGTCGATGGAAGCGTTGATCCATCACTTCAAGCTGGTCACCGAGGGCTTCCGGGTGCCGGCCGGCCAGGCCTACGTGGCGATCGAGTCGCCGCGCGGCGAGCTCGGCTGCCACCTGGTCTCCGACGGCGGCACCAAGCCGTACCGGGCGCACTTCCGTGACCCGTCCTTCTGCAACCTGCAGGCGATGCCGATCCTGTGTGAGGGTTCACAGGTCGCCGACGTGATCGTCGCCGTCGCCAGCCTTGACCCGGTGATGGGTGGAGTGGACCGCTAA
- the nuoE gene encoding NADH-quinone oxidoreductase subunit NuoE, producing MAENHTTATNKTVPYSTGDSKITETTIAELRELAGRYPVARSALLPMLHLVQSVEGRITPEGIEACADVLGLTGAEVSAVATFYTMYKRRPVGDYHVGVCTNTLCAVMGGDLIFERLKNHLDVGNDETTEDGKITLEHLECNAACDYAPVMMVNWEFFDDMTPESATQLVDDLREGTEVKSPRGATICTWREAERVLAGFPDGRADEGPTGGKATLAGLRLARERNWTAPASNHSGGSPELRDTVSPEAAQGPRPGDQPGKESGTGSPATPDSRKED from the coding sequence ATGGCCGAGAACCACACGACAGCGACGAACAAGACCGTGCCGTACAGCACGGGCGACTCGAAGATCACCGAGACGACGATCGCCGAGCTGCGCGAGCTGGCGGGCCGGTACCCGGTCGCTCGCTCGGCCCTGCTGCCGATGCTGCACCTGGTGCAGTCGGTCGAGGGCCGGATCACCCCCGAGGGCATCGAGGCCTGCGCCGACGTGCTCGGGCTGACCGGCGCCGAGGTGTCGGCGGTGGCGACCTTCTACACGATGTACAAGCGCCGCCCGGTCGGCGACTACCACGTCGGGGTCTGCACCAACACGCTCTGCGCGGTGATGGGCGGCGACCTGATCTTCGAGCGGCTGAAGAACCACCTCGACGTCGGCAACGACGAGACCACCGAGGACGGCAAGATCACCCTCGAGCACCTCGAGTGCAACGCCGCCTGCGACTACGCGCCGGTGATGATGGTGAACTGGGAGTTCTTCGACGACATGACGCCGGAATCGGCCACCCAGTTGGTGGACGACCTGCGCGAAGGCACCGAGGTGAAGTCGCCGCGCGGTGCGACGATCTGCACCTGGCGGGAAGCCGAGCGCGTGCTGGCCGGCTTCCCCGACGGCCGCGCCGACGAGGGCCCGACCGGCGGCAAGGCCACCCTGGCCGGGCTGCGGCTTGCTCGCGAACGCAACTGGACCGCGCCGGCGTCGAACCACAGCGGCGGTTCGCCCGAGTTGCGCGACACGGTCTCCCCGGAGGCCGCGCAGGGTCCGCGGCCGGGCGACCAGCCGGGCAAGGAATCAGGCACCGGATCCCCGGCGACTCCCGACTCGCGGAAAGAGGACTGA
- a CDS encoding NADH-quinone oxidoreductase subunit A yields the protein MHPYVPILILGILATIFVAGTLVTSFLVGPKRYNRAKLDSYECGIEPTPQPVGGGRFPVKYYITAMLFIVFDIEIIFLYPWAVAFDQMALFGLVEMVIFIATVFVAYAYVWRRGGLEWD from the coding sequence ATGCACCCTTACGTACCGATCCTGATTCTCGGGATCCTCGCGACGATCTTCGTGGCGGGCACCCTGGTGACGAGCTTCCTCGTCGGCCCGAAGCGCTACAACCGGGCCAAGCTCGACTCCTACGAGTGCGGGATCGAACCGACCCCGCAGCCGGTCGGTGGCGGGCGGTTCCCGGTGAAGTACTACATCACCGCGATGCTCTTCATCGTGTTCGACATCGAGATCATCTTTCTCTACCCGTGGGCGGTGGCCTTCGACCAGATGGCGCTGTTCGGGTTGGTCGAGATGGTCATCTTCATCGCAACCGTCTTCGTCGCGTACGCCTATGTCTGGCGCCGCGGCGGGCTTGAATGGGACTGA
- a CDS encoding ABC transporter ATP-binding protein: MDDSAVIRAERLTRRYGGRTGFDAVRGVDLSVRRGELFALLGTNGAGKTSTLEVLEGLAAPTSGSVRLLGRDPFRERRFVRSRVGILLQDAGFPMDLTVGETATTWARTVSRPRPVGDALDQAGLTGRERVRVRQLSGGERKKLGLALAIMGQPEVLFLDEPTAGLDPQSRRHVWHLIDRLLATGTTILLTTHYLAEAAELADRLAILHRGRIVALGTPTEIAATRPARITFSLPTGTPFPELAGATVTVDGSQAVLTTEDLQQTLESVLRWAGSEGLKLHDLTARPASLEEAFLAIAESGDGQEVAA; this comes from the coding sequence ATGGACGATTCAGCGGTGATCAGGGCCGAGCGGTTGACCCGCCGCTACGGTGGCAGGACCGGGTTCGACGCCGTCCGCGGGGTTGACCTGTCGGTCCGGCGAGGTGAACTGTTCGCGTTGCTCGGCACCAACGGCGCCGGTAAGACGTCGACCCTGGAAGTGCTCGAAGGGCTGGCCGCGCCGACCTCCGGGTCGGTTCGACTGCTGGGCCGGGATCCCTTCCGGGAAAGGCGATTCGTCCGATCGAGGGTCGGCATCCTGCTCCAGGATGCCGGCTTTCCGATGGACCTGACAGTCGGCGAGACCGCGACCACCTGGGCCCGTACGGTGTCGAGGCCGCGTCCGGTCGGGGACGCCCTCGACCAAGCCGGCCTGACCGGCCGCGAGCGGGTCCGCGTCCGGCAGCTGTCGGGCGGTGAACGGAAGAAGCTCGGCCTGGCGCTCGCGATCATGGGACAGCCGGAAGTGCTGTTCCTGGACGAACCCACCGCAGGCCTCGATCCCCAGAGCAGGCGGCACGTCTGGCACCTGATCGATCGCCTGCTGGCCACCGGTACGACGATTCTGCTGACCACCCACTATCTCGCCGAGGCCGCCGAACTGGCCGACCGGCTGGCGATCCTGCACCGCGGCCGCATCGTTGCCCTGGGCACCCCGACCGAGATCGCGGCGACCAGACCGGCCCGGATCACTTTCAGCCTGCCCACCGGTACGCCGTTCCCGGAACTCGCGGGCGCCACCGTCACCGTCGACGGAAGCCAGGCCGTCCTCACCACAGAGGATCTCCAGCAGACCCTCGAATCCGTACTGCGGTGGGCAGGCAGCGAAGGCCTCAAGCTGCACGATCTCACCGCGCGCCCGGCCTCACTCGAGGAAGCGTTCCTCGCCATCGCCGAGTCCGGTGACGGCCAGGAGGTAGCGGCATGA
- a CDS encoding MBL fold metallo-hydrolase produces MKLTKYKHACVRLSKDGKDLLVDPGIWAEDEAFEGIDAILVTHEHFDHLDADRVRALDVPIWTNAGVAAELSKDGAELGDRVTVVSGGESFEAAGFQISAYGNDHAIILPELGVPCQNVGYLIEDAVYHPGDSFTKPDREVHTNLVPISGPWFSLPNAIDYVREVGAKQTIGIHDALLSEIGLTMGERWIGTQGNKPYVALKPAESVEIN; encoded by the coding sequence ATGAAGCTCACGAAGTACAAGCACGCTTGCGTCCGGCTCTCCAAGGACGGCAAGGACTTGCTGGTCGATCCGGGCATCTGGGCCGAGGACGAGGCGTTCGAGGGCATCGACGCGATCCTGGTCACCCACGAGCACTTCGACCACCTCGACGCCGACCGCGTCCGGGCGTTGGACGTGCCGATCTGGACGAACGCCGGTGTCGCCGCGGAGCTTTCCAAGGACGGCGCGGAGCTCGGCGATCGGGTGACGGTGGTCTCGGGTGGAGAGTCGTTCGAGGCGGCCGGGTTCCAGATCAGTGCCTACGGCAACGACCACGCGATCATCCTGCCGGAGCTGGGCGTTCCGTGCCAGAACGTCGGCTACCTGATCGAGGACGCCGTCTACCACCCCGGCGACTCCTTCACCAAGCCCGACCGCGAGGTCCACACCAACCTCGTCCCGATCTCCGGCCCGTGGTTCTCCCTCCCGAACGCGATCGACTACGTCCGCGAGGTCGGCGCAAAGCAGACCATCGGCATCCACGACGCCCTCCTCAGCGAGATCGGCCTCACCATGGGCGAACGCTGGATAGGCACCCAGGGCAACAAACCGTACGTCGCTCTCAAGCCGGCCGAGTCGGTCGAGATCAACTAA
- the nuoF gene encoding NADH-quinone oxidoreductase subunit NuoF, with protein sequence MITVLTPVLSDNWDQIRSWQLASYQRSGGYDALKTALRMQPADVVTAVKDSGLRGRGGAGFPTGMKWSFIPQDNPKPKYLVVNADESEPGTCKDIPLMLASPHTLVEGVIISAYAIRASTAFIYVRGEVLHVVRRLQQAVEEAKAAGFIGTDILGTGYDLDVIVHAGAGAYICGEETALLDSLEGRRGQPRLRPPFPAVAGLYGCPTVINNVESIASVPAIINNGPDWFASMGTEKSKGMTLYSLSGHVTRPGQYEAPLGITLRQLLDLAGGVREGHTLKFWTPGGSSTPLLTDEHLDVPLDYESVGAAGSMLGTKALQIFDDTTCVVRSVLRWTEFYKHESCGKCTPCREGTWWLVQILERMEAGKGSEEDLETLLDLSDNITGRSFCALADGATAPITSSIQHFKDEYLAHFTNGGCPFDPMASTLFATAGASA encoded by the coding sequence CTGATCACCGTGCTGACCCCGGTACTGTCCGACAACTGGGACCAGATCCGCTCCTGGCAGCTGGCGTCGTACCAGCGCTCCGGCGGTTACGACGCGCTGAAGACCGCGCTGCGGATGCAGCCGGCCGACGTCGTCACCGCGGTGAAGGACTCCGGCCTGCGCGGCCGTGGCGGTGCGGGCTTCCCGACCGGGATGAAGTGGTCCTTCATCCCGCAGGACAACCCGAAGCCGAAGTACCTCGTCGTGAACGCGGACGAGTCCGAGCCGGGCACCTGCAAGGACATCCCGCTGATGCTCGCCTCGCCGCACACGCTGGTCGAGGGTGTCATCATCTCCGCCTACGCGATCCGCGCGTCGACGGCCTTCATCTATGTCCGCGGTGAGGTGCTGCACGTCGTACGCCGTTTGCAGCAGGCCGTGGAAGAGGCGAAGGCCGCCGGCTTCATCGGCACCGACATCCTCGGCACCGGCTACGACCTCGACGTGATCGTGCACGCCGGCGCCGGCGCCTACATCTGTGGCGAGGAGACGGCACTGCTCGACTCGCTCGAAGGTCGTCGCGGTCAACCCCGGCTGCGTCCTCCGTTCCCGGCGGTGGCCGGCCTGTACGGCTGCCCCACTGTCATCAACAACGTCGAGTCGATCGCTTCGGTTCCCGCGATCATCAACAACGGCCCGGACTGGTTCGCCTCGATGGGCACCGAGAAGTCCAAGGGCATGACGCTGTACTCGCTGTCCGGCCACGTCACCCGGCCCGGCCAGTACGAGGCGCCGCTCGGCATCACGCTGCGCCAGCTGCTCGACCTGGCCGGCGGGGTCCGCGAGGGCCACACGCTGAAGTTCTGGACGCCGGGTGGTTCGTCCACCCCGCTGCTGACCGACGAGCACCTCGACGTGCCGCTGGACTACGAAAGCGTCGGCGCGGCCGGCTCGATGCTCGGTACCAAGGCGCTGCAGATCTTCGACGACACCACCTGCGTGGTCCGGTCGGTGCTGCGCTGGACCGAGTTCTACAAGCACGAGTCCTGTGGCAAGTGCACGCCGTGCCGCGAGGGCACCTGGTGGCTGGTCCAGATCCTGGAGCGGATGGAGGCCGGCAAGGGCAGCGAGGAGGACCTCGAGACCCTGCTCGACCTCAGCGACAACATCACCGGCCGGTCGTTCTGCGCCCTGGCCGACGGTGCGACCGCGCCGATCACCAGCTCGATCCAGCACTTCAAGGACGAGTACCTCGCGCACTTCACCAACGGTGGCTGTCCCTTCGACCCGATGGCGTCCACCCTCTTCGCGACCGCTGGAGCAAGCGCATGA
- a CDS encoding NuoB/complex I 20 kDa subunit family protein gives MGVEEQLPAGVLLTTIEGLSGYMRKASLWPATFGLACCAIEMMTTGAPRYDAARFGMEVFRASPRQADLMIVAGRVSQKMAPVLRQIYDQMPNPKWVLAMGVCASSGGMFNNYAIVQGVDHVVPVDMYLPGCPPRPEMLLDAFLKLHDDIQHGKLGANKKALQAEQETAALSAAPTLEMKGLLR, from the coding sequence ATGGGTGTTGAGGAACAGCTTCCGGCCGGCGTACTGCTGACGACCATCGAGGGTCTGTCGGGATACATGCGCAAGGCATCGTTGTGGCCGGCAACCTTCGGGCTGGCCTGCTGCGCGATCGAGATGATGACCACGGGCGCGCCCCGCTACGACGCGGCCCGGTTCGGCATGGAGGTCTTCCGGGCCTCGCCGCGCCAGGCCGACCTGATGATCGTGGCCGGCCGGGTGAGCCAGAAGATGGCCCCGGTCCTGCGCCAGATCTACGACCAGATGCCGAACCCGAAGTGGGTACTGGCGATGGGTGTCTGCGCGTCGTCGGGCGGCATGTTCAACAACTACGCCATCGTGCAGGGCGTGGACCACGTCGTACCGGTCGACATGTACCTGCCCGGCTGCCCGCCGCGGCCGGAGATGCTGCTGGACGCGTTCCTGAAGCTGCACGACGACATCCAGCACGGCAAGCTCGGCGCCAACAAGAAGGCGCTGCAGGCCGAGCAGGAGACCGCGGCGCTGAGCGCCGCGCCGACGCTTGAGATGAAGGGGCTGCTCAGGTGA
- a CDS encoding geranylgeranyl reductase family protein — translation MSQSTSPRQAETADVIVVGAGPAGSSAAYHLANAGLDVLLLEKTAFPREKVCGDGLTPRGTKQLINMGIDISPEAGWIQNYGLRIRGAGHTLQLDWPDLASHPNYGLTRNRMDFDDLLARQAVKAGARLRERTNVVGPVLDDKGFIVGVKAKPVDDNGRRDGDDIEFRAPLVMAADGNSSRLSVSMGLHKRDDRPMGVAVRTYFTSPRHDDDYLESWLELWADDPEHPGQRQLLPGYGWIFGMGDGTVNVGLGILNTSDAFGKVDYSDLLKQWLKNTPDEWQFRDEFQTIPIRGAALPMGFNRQPHYTRGLMLLGDAGGMVNPFNGEGIPYAMESGSFAAEVAAQALHRQPSQRERALSAYPKALKQEYGGYYTLGRVFVKLIGNPEVMRLCTKYGLPRTTLMKFTLKLLANLTDPRDGDVMDKIINGLTKVAPAA, via the coding sequence ATGAGTCAGAGCACGTCGCCACGGCAGGCCGAGACCGCGGATGTGATCGTCGTCGGTGCCGGGCCGGCCGGCTCGTCGGCCGCCTACCATCTGGCCAACGCCGGGCTGGACGTCCTACTGCTGGAGAAGACCGCGTTCCCGCGCGAGAAGGTCTGCGGTGACGGGCTCACCCCGCGCGGCACCAAGCAGCTGATCAACATGGGCATCGACATCTCGCCCGAGGCCGGCTGGATCCAGAACTACGGTCTGCGGATCCGCGGCGCCGGGCACACCCTGCAGCTGGACTGGCCCGACCTGGCCAGCCACCCGAACTACGGCCTGACCCGCAACCGGATGGACTTCGACGACCTGCTCGCCCGTCAGGCGGTCAAGGCCGGCGCCCGGTTGCGCGAGCGGACCAACGTCGTCGGCCCGGTGCTCGACGACAAGGGCTTCATCGTCGGCGTCAAGGCCAAGCCGGTGGACGACAACGGCCGGCGTGACGGGGACGACATCGAGTTCCGCGCGCCGCTGGTGATGGCCGCCGACGGCAACTCGTCGCGACTGAGCGTCTCGATGGGACTGCACAAGCGCGACGACCGGCCGATGGGCGTCGCCGTACGGACCTACTTCACCAGCCCGCGGCACGACGACGACTACCTCGAGTCCTGGCTGGAGCTGTGGGCGGACGACCCGGAGCACCCGGGCCAGCGGCAACTGCTGCCCGGCTACGGCTGGATCTTCGGGATGGGCGACGGCACCGTCAACGTCGGCCTCGGCATCCTGAACACCTCGGACGCCTTCGGCAAGGTGGACTACTCGGACCTGCTCAAGCAGTGGCTGAAGAACACGCCGGATGAATGGCAGTTCCGCGACGAGTTCCAGACCATCCCGATCCGCGGTGCCGCGCTGCCGATGGGTTTCAACCGGCAGCCGCACTACACCCGCGGCCTGATGCTGCTGGGCGACGCGGGCGGCATGGTCAACCCGTTCAACGGCGAGGGCATCCCGTACGCGATGGAGTCCGGGTCGTTCGCCGCCGAGGTCGCCGCGCAGGCGTTGCACCGGCAGCCTAGCCAGCGCGAGCGCGCCCTGTCGGCGTACCCGAAGGCGCTCAAGCAGGAGTACGGCGGCTACTACACCCTCGGCCGGGTCTTCGTGAAGCTGATCGGAAATCCGGAGGTGATGCGGCTGTGCACGAAGTACGGTCTGCCGCGCACCACCTTGATGAAGTTCACCCTGAAACTCCTGGCCAACCTCACCGATCCGCGCGACGGCGACGTGATGGACAAGATCATCAACGGGCTGACGAAGGTCGCGCCCGCCGCCTGA
- a CDS encoding isochorismate synthase, which yields MSLSDPVPPGRLPAPQLVVRSQPADGVADRLMDHLPDEGGLAWVRRGDGHVGWGVAARLDVAGSNRFAQAQSWWQELVGHAVIRDEVGVPGSGLLCFGSFGFTDDDPSELVVPEVIVGRRGSTTWVTTISPASSLAAPPSLTTHEPDPVGLVAFADGSRSGTEWSGIVADAVSRITTGALDKVVLARDLIALAEKPIDLRWPLRRLAAAYPNCWTFSVDGLIGATPELLVRREKGLITSRVLAGTIRRTGDDAHDLALAASLARSSKDLEEHEYAVRSVADALKPHCKSMNVPETPFVLHLPNVMHLASDVAGVAANGASALGLAAALHPSAAICGTPTDTARDLIGKIEGMSRGRFSGPVGWMDAGGDGEWCIALRCGQADPADPTRMRIFAGAGIVAGSDPEAELAETIAKLVPMRDALGD from the coding sequence GTGAGTTTGTCTGACCCGGTTCCACCCGGCCGTCTCCCGGCACCGCAGCTGGTGGTCCGCAGTCAGCCGGCCGACGGCGTCGCGGACCGGTTGATGGACCACTTGCCCGACGAGGGCGGCCTGGCCTGGGTACGCCGCGGCGACGGTCACGTCGGCTGGGGCGTGGCCGCGCGACTGGACGTTGCCGGTAGCAACCGATTCGCCCAGGCCCAGTCCTGGTGGCAGGAACTGGTCGGCCACGCGGTGATCCGCGACGAGGTCGGCGTACCGGGTTCCGGCCTGCTCTGCTTCGGTTCGTTCGGCTTCACCGACGACGATCCCAGCGAACTCGTCGTCCCCGAAGTGATCGTCGGCCGCCGCGGCAGCACCACCTGGGTGACCACGATCTCACCGGCCAGCTCACTGGCCGCTCCGCCTTCACTGACCACGCACGAGCCGGATCCGGTCGGCCTCGTCGCCTTCGCCGACGGCTCGCGATCGGGTACCGAATGGTCCGGGATCGTCGCCGACGCGGTGAGCCGGATCACCACCGGCGCGCTCGACAAGGTGGTGCTGGCCCGCGACCTGATCGCGCTCGCCGAGAAACCGATCGACCTGCGCTGGCCGTTGCGCCGCCTCGCCGCGGCGTACCCGAACTGCTGGACGTTCTCCGTCGACGGCCTGATCGGCGCCACCCCCGAACTGCTGGTCCGGCGCGAGAAGGGCCTGATCACCTCGCGCGTCCTGGCCGGCACCATCCGGCGTACCGGTGACGACGCGCACGACCTGGCGCTGGCCGCGTCACTGGCCCGGTCGAGCAAGGACCTGGAGGAGCACGAGTACGCCGTACGGTCCGTCGCCGACGCCTTGAAGCCACACTGCAAGTCGATGAACGTGCCCGAGACCCCGTTCGTGCTGCACCTGCCGAATGTGATGCATCTCGCTTCGGACGTCGCCGGGGTTGCCGCGAACGGCGCCTCTGCGCTCGGGCTTGCCGCTGCACTGCACCCGTCGGCCGCGATCTGCGGTACGCCGACCGACACCGCGCGCGACCTGATCGGCAAGATCGAGGGGATGTCGCGCGGCCGCTTCTCCGGACCGGTCGGCTGGATGGACGCCGGCGGCGACGGCGAGTGGTGCATCGCGCTGCGCTGCGGCCAGGCGGACCCCGCCGACCCGACCCGGATGCGGATCTTCGCCGGCGCCGGCATCGTCGCCGGTTCCGACCCCGAGGCCGAACTCGCCGAGACGATCGCCAAACTGGTTCCGATGCGCGACGCACTGGGGGACTGA
- a CDS encoding NADH-quinone oxidoreductase subunit C, which translates to MSDHQPENLPATTAAGDAQTPAAEVVDQREGMFGVRGTGDTSGFGRLRRQVALPGGSAKPYGGWFDGATERLVGLVGDDAIEKVVVDRGELTLHVARERLVEVAQHLRDDEALRFEFCSGVNGVHYPNETGRELHAVYHLFSITHNRRIRLEVSVSDADPHIPSVVSVYPANDWHERETWDFFGIIFDGHPALTRIQMPDDWPGHPQRKDYPLGGIDVEYKGAVIPPPDTRRSYN; encoded by the coding sequence GTGAGCGACCACCAACCAGAGAACTTGCCGGCGACGACGGCGGCCGGCGACGCTCAGACGCCGGCGGCCGAGGTGGTCGACCAGCGCGAGGGCATGTTCGGCGTCCGCGGTACCGGTGACACCTCCGGCTTCGGCCGGCTGCGTCGCCAGGTCGCGCTGCCGGGCGGATCGGCCAAGCCGTACGGCGGCTGGTTCGACGGCGCCACCGAGCGACTCGTCGGCCTGGTCGGCGACGACGCGATCGAGAAGGTCGTGGTCGACCGCGGCGAGCTGACCCTGCACGTCGCCCGCGAGCGGCTGGTCGAGGTCGCCCAGCACCTGCGCGACGACGAGGCGCTGCGGTTCGAGTTCTGCTCCGGCGTCAACGGTGTGCACTACCCGAACGAGACCGGCCGCGAACTGCACGCGGTCTACCACCTGTTCTCGATCACCCACAACCGGCGGATCCGGCTGGAGGTGTCGGTGTCCGACGCGGACCCGCACATCCCGTCGGTGGTCTCGGTCTACCCGGCCAACGACTGGCACGAGCGGGAGACCTGGGACTTCTTCGGCATCATCTTCGACGGGCACCCGGCACTGACCCGGATCCAGATGCCCGACGACTGGCCGGGGCACCCGCAGCGCAAGGACTACCCGCTCGGCGGCATCGACGTCGAGTACAAGGGCGCCGTCATCCCGCCGCCCGACACGCGGAGGTCTTACAACTGA
- a CDS encoding demethylmenaquinone methyltransferase has product MNRADLTKQPQAVAAMFDNVAEGYDRTNAVATMGLEKLYWRPQTLAEIAPRKGMKILDLAAGTGASSVRLREAGAEVVSCDFSVGMLRVGKRRYPELDLIAGDALRLPFADETFDLVTISWALRNVNDVTVALKEMLRVTKPGGRLVVLENSHPTWKPFRVAYLEYMMRAVPVVAKAVSTNPEAYVYLAESVRAWPGQAPLATTIEASGWTDVQWRNLTGGLVAIHRAVKPLGQTT; this is encoded by the coding sequence GTGAACCGCGCAGATCTCACGAAACAACCGCAGGCTGTGGCCGCGATGTTCGACAACGTGGCTGAGGGCTACGACCGGACGAACGCGGTGGCCACGATGGGGCTGGAGAAGTTGTACTGGCGGCCGCAGACGCTGGCGGAGATCGCGCCGCGGAAGGGGATGAAGATCCTCGATCTGGCGGCGGGTACCGGTGCTTCCAGTGTGCGGCTGCGGGAGGCGGGCGCCGAGGTGGTGTCCTGCGACTTCTCGGTCGGGATGCTGCGGGTCGGCAAACGCCGGTACCCCGAGCTCGACCTGATCGCGGGCGACGCGCTGCGGCTGCCGTTCGCGGACGAGACTTTCGACCTGGTGACGATCTCCTGGGCGCTGCGGAACGTGAACGACGTCACGGTCGCGCTCAAGGAGATGCTCCGGGTGACGAAGCCGGGCGGCCGGCTGGTGGTGCTGGAGAACTCGCACCCGACCTGGAAGCCGTTCCGGGTGGCCTACCTGGAGTACATGATGCGCGCGGTCCCGGTGGTCGCGAAGGCGGTCTCCACGAACCCGGAAGCGTACGTCTACCTGGCCGAATCCGTGCGCGCCTGGCCTGGTCAGGCGCCCCTCGCCACTACGATCGAGGCCTCCGGCTGGACCGACGTGCAGTGGCGCAACCTGACCGGGGGCCTGGTCGCGATCCACCGCGCCGTCAAGCCGCTGGGACAGACCACCTGA